The Acinetobacter calcoaceticus sequence TTTAGTAGCAATGCGAGAATCAAAAGCTGTAAGAAAAAGTGTTTTATTGAAGTTAAAAGCTAAACAGCAAGCCTTTAGAATCCCTCAAACTTATGCGGAGGCTTTAGCATTAGCTGCTGATCAAGCAAAACAACTTGAAGAGGCCGCTCCTAAGGTACGACACTACGATACGGTAGTAGAACGGACAACTTTATTAACTGCTACACAGGTGGGACAGAAAGTTAAGTTTTCAGCAGTAAAGCTAAACAAAGTATTAGAAGAGCTAGATGTCTACAACAAAACCTTAAAGCGTGGAAAGGCTTTTAAACAATGGTTCGTTGATGCTGGTTACGGAATCATGCGTCAAACAGATAATGGTTTTTCACAACCAATGTTTACAACAAAAGGGGAAGCATGGGTTGTCGAAAAGCTAATTTGCGAGGGAGTTTGCTAATATCTTATAAGATACGGAATACTTAATAAAATTCATCTAAAGTGTGAAAAAGTATTCATGAATACTGTCTTGTTATTGTCATATATTTAAAATACATTTGTAGAGTATTTTATACATTCTAATAATTTGCTTTAAGCAATGCATCATAATAAATTCCTGAAATACAAAAAACCCATTCGCAAGAGTGGGTTTTTTAATGGAACTCACAACATTTTAGTAGTTAATGTAATAGCAAAATTACCTCAATTATTTGAGGTTTTTATCCATGGGCAGTCTAAATCTTGCAGCTGTAACGGCGACAACTCCATACATTAAAAAGATCCAATCATCTTTAGAAAAAGCAACGGGACAAACTATCCTTACTCCTGAAATTTGTAAGGTTAAACGTGTTGCTGGTGTTAGTGTCTTACCCGTTACTTTTTTCTTTTCTGGTGGTGCAACACTCACAATTTTTATCCGTGCGGTTGCCGATGTTACAAAGGCAGAAATTAACGATAAAGTCGTCGTATTGTCTGGTGATTTCAGTGATGACTATAAGCCTACTTTTGATAATGCTGTAAATGGTGTGGCAAAGCTTATTCGTGAAGCACAATCAAAGATTCAAGACCAAAACAAACGCGAAAAAGTGCGTCTACCTCCACGCCGTACTTCAGTAGATCAAAAGGCTAAAGAAGTTCAAGAACAAGAGCAAAAGCTTGATGAAGATTTAGCAAAACAAACGGCGCAACGGGATCAACTTTTGGAAAAAATTGAACTAGCCAAACAGCAGCTTGGTATTAGTTCTAATACGGAGGTTGGTCAATCCGAATTGGGAAAGTCGATTAGTGAAATCGTATCCATTTCAAGTGATATCAACTACAGAGGATGAAGTCTTGTTTAAAAATTCCACTTCATTTAAAGTATTAAAACACAGCAAATTCAACTCCAAATGAATCTATTGAAAAGGTCATACTTGGTTCTACTTAGAGGAGGATGATAATGAATAAAGTAATGTTAAATATGCCTCTTGAGTTACAGGCGAAACGTGCAAAAGAAGCTGGTTTAACATTGCAAGAATGGCAAAAAGCAATGGAAATTAAATTAGCGAAAATGCATCGCAGTGCTGTTAAATCAATGAGACCGACAGGTAAATTTGTTTCAGTTTCTCGTGCTGATGCTGAGCGTTTCCAAAGAAAAATGGATTCAGCAATTGCATAGAATGCTTAAGAGTTTATGATTAAAAGGTTGCATAATTGCAGCCTTTTTTATTTAAAATTGAAAGGATTTATTGAATGAAAAATACTAAAAGTGGTTTGAATAAAAATAAGAAGAACGAAATACCTTTAGTTCGAATTCTTACTACTAAAGAAATCGAATCATTGCGTCAAAACAAACGTGATGCTTATGCCCAAATGATGAAAATGAATTAATAGTTATATTTTTAAAAAGACTGCCTAATAGCGGTCTTTTTTGTTTTGGAACTCACTAAACATCGATCATTCTTAAACAATTACCCTTATAAAAATGCTAATAAAGGGTAGTGCAATGCAAATTCAGATCGGTATCGATATTGTCTTAATTCTTGCGTTTTTTACTTATCTCTACGTTGTAACCGGATGGAATAGTAAAAATAAAGCAACATCTATAAAACAATTACGCCAATTGCCTATTAGTCTTCTATTTAAAGAAATCAGATTGATGTACTTCATATGCATGGCATGCGTATTGATCACCATTCTTTTGGTTGATTGGCGAATCTATAACGTTGCTAATTATTTTGATGCATTAAGCGTTTCACTTTGGATATTTATTATCTATTTCTCAATTTTTTCAACTTATCAGATTGGCACGGCAATTCTAGTGAAGCTTTTGACGATTTTTTGCAATAGGTCGTCTTCTTAATGATCACTGCTAAAACAATCTTAGATATGGTCGGTTATTGGCTTAATCACCCCGTCAATGGAAAATATGGTTCGGATTTTGGTGCACCTATTTATGAGCTCCTAATGACACCACTCGACGCGAGAGTTGCTGATAGTTTCATTAATAAGATGAAGAAAGACATACCTATTTTATCTGAGCTTAATTCTGATCAATTAGCACTTTACTCAGAAACAGAAGGTTTTGAGACTGTCCATATTTATTTAAACATCATGAATGTGAATATTGACCTAAACCAAGTAGCAGAACGACTAAGTAAACCAGTAACAGGTGAAACATATGACATTAATGCAAGCTGATTTTGAAGCCCAGCTCCAAGCAGCGATAGATGATTATGAGATTCAGGAACGTTACAAAGCTCAAGATCCACTAGTCGTTCACCAGCTGCGTTCTATGGCTAGTTTTTTAACTGCATTTGGCCCAGAAATCGATATCGCATCAATTGAGCCATTCACTAAGACACGTGACCGTTCCATTATTGCAGATGCAACTAATAAAGGCATTTTACCAATAGGGACGCCGTGCCAGCATTACATGGAAATCATTAATCGATCTACAAATCCTATTAGCTTTAGCCAAGGTAGAATGATTGAGGATCATAGCGGCGGTAGAGTGTGGCGATTACTTCAATCAATTACAGTTAAAGCTGGTGAAACTGCAGAAGTAATTGCAGAGCAAAGCGAATACCGTGAAATCAAATACGTTATTCCAGTAACTGAAGGTTTTCATAAATATCGATTAGATCTTTTAGAGGACCTTTCATTTGCAAATATTTCTATTAAGCAGGGCAATAATAACTTTGTAATTAAGCCACGCTGGATGAATGTTGAACCTGGTGAATATGCTGTTACGGTCACTACAGATAATCTTAGAAGATTATTTATTGAATTCGGTGATTCTGAGAGAGCAGGTCGGACAGTACAAGCAAATAAAACAATAACTTTTGGGATACTTGAAACTTATGGTGAGGTTGATGCCAATCGTTTGAAAGATGCAGCTTTACTTGATGTTCTTACTAATGATGAGCAGCGTGTATCAGTGCGTTTTAAAGTCGGTGGATTGGTGAGACAAGGTGTTGATCCATTATCTGTTTCTGAATTACGTTTATTATCAAGCTATCCTTCACTTTATGACGATGACGCCGTATTTCTGGGGAACTTTGACTATGCGGTCCGTAAAAAGTTTATGAAACGGGCTCAGTTTATTTCTGTCTGGAATGAAACACTTCAAGAGCAACATTTTGCGATTACTTACCGCGACATTAATCATTTAAATCTTGTAGTTGTTGCTAAAAACCCAGATGAGCAAACGACCTTAGAGCAAGATATCTGCAGTTATATTGGTTATTGCGATAACTTGTATAAAGACAAGGTAAATGTACATGACGTAGTAGAAAAGCCATTACCAATAACAATCACGGGCACATTAGCCTCAGTACATAATACTGATATGGTTAAAACCCAAATTATCGAATTAATAGTTCAGCGCTATGGCCGTGAATCGCTTAGCTCAAGCAGGTGGTTAGTGAATGGTTTTAATAGTCAAGAAATGGCAAAGCTTATTAATGACAATATCGTAGCTTTTCAAGACCGGATGAGTGATTTCTCAATCAAACTTTCAAATGAGATTAATAAACCTAATGAATGGGTTTACGTCACTAAAGACAGTATTACAGTAAATATGGAGCGTACAGCTGATATTTCGGGGGCAACATGGACCCTATAAACTTTACACGACCTATTGACGAACACTATGTAAATACTGGCTTAGAGACGGCACTCTCAAAAGCATTTAAGAAAGTATTTGCACAAAACTTTGAACAGTCTCTACAAGACTTGCTCGATTATGGTTGCCCTCACATCGGTAGTAAAACAGTTATAGAACGGTTCTCAAAACAAAATGGACTTGTTGTTTTAAGACGTAATAACACTTCTGACACGTTGATGAGAATTATCTACTCCAATTGGAGCAGTATGGGTAATAAAAGGGGAATAGCCTTTTTAGAGTTCATTTTGAGAATGTTGTGGGGAAAGGACCATTTTCAGATTATCCGGTTATGGCATAGCTTGGAAAAGCTAAAAGAATATCCTATTTATTTATCTGATGTAGAAAAGCCAAATTACTTCTTAACTAGTCGCATTAGAATTGTTTTAGATAAAACAGTTGATGCAAATGAAGTGGTGGAGCTGTCACCTATATTACGGCGTTTAGTACCAGCCAATATTGTTGTTAAAGTTCACTCGATGGCATTTGATAGGGATTTAGGTGCTTCAAGTTTTGCAGCAGCAATAGTAGTAAAGCCATTTGAGATTTATAACTTAATTTAAATCAATAGGTTGTATAACCGTTCTTTTTACTATGCTGGGAATTTATCAGATTATTCTCTGAGATAACCAGCATCAGTTGAAACCTCTAAATGCAATTGATTCCTATTTATTATTGATAATAATATTCATTTGTAATAAAGTTTATAGTTTATGTAGCACTTTTAAAAATATAAAGGTTATAAAAACATGCATTTGAAAAAAAATATTTCGATATTAGTAACTACAAGTATCGTGAGTAGTTCTGTATTAGCTGTAGATCCGATATATGTTGGCACATTACCGCCTTTAACATTCTACGGTACGCCAGATCCTGTATTAGACATAAACCAGATAAATTCAACCTCACAAATCTTTTATCAAGACATGCATAGGGGCATTCATCCTATTTATAATTCGAATCAAACAGCTAGTGTATTCAAGAGTGGAGATAACAGTGATTGTCAAACGCCTAATCCTGTAAGAATTAATAGTGGGGAAAAACTGCATGAAGAAGTTGCTTTTACAACTAATTGGGAAATGCCTTTAAATTATTCTAGAATCTATTATTCACAAGATAAAAAGAATGAGATAGTAAGTGATTTAGGTTTTACCCTAGACAGTACAAGTTTTGGAAAACGATGGGCTGATAATTATGATGTACAGTTAAGAGATAAGGCAATTTATGCTTATCAAAATAAAGTACAGTTTATTAGGCAACTACCCGATGGTGCATTTTCACCTATTTCTGAAGCAAGAGATTATAGTCAAATATCTAATCCATATACTTTACCGAATGGAGATATAGAAACATATACAATAGAAGTTTTTAATAATAGTCCACGCCTGCATCATGGAAACATAAAGAGTAGAAAAAATTTACATGGGATTGGTTGGGAGCAAACAACTGACTCAGCGACACGGATAACTACAATTACCCATACGAATGGCAAAACTATTAAAATAAAACCCGCAGGTAATTCTACAACTGAGGTAACGGATCCTGCTGGAAATGTTTATACTTTCAAATGGAATGGTACACGGCTTGTCGAACTAATTTACCCAAATAATTTGGGGAAAAAAACATATCATTATGGAGAGAATGGAGCTGGTGCGGATCTTCTTACAGGTATTTCTATTGATGGTAAACGTTATTCGACTTATCTCTACGATGGTGAAAGAACAATACAAAGTGGCCGCAGTGATGGAACTCAAACTTTTAAATTAGAGTATGGCAATAATTATACTATTGTAACTAATCCTTTAGGTGCTGTTTCTAAGTATATTTATACAAATGATAATAAAGATAAGTTGACTAAAATCGAACGTAGTGGTGTAAATAATTGTCCAAATAGTAATGCTGTAACTAAATACGATAATAATGGGTATGTTAGTTCTGAAATCGATTGGAATGGAATTGAAACTACTTATCGACGTGATGCAAATGGGCTGTTGATAGAAAAAAGTACACCTGCGAGTAAATCAGTTACCAAATACACTTGGCTTAACTCACCCTATTTAATTAGTAAAGTCGAAAATCTAAAGAATAATATCGTGACATCTGACATCACGTATTCATATTATTCTTCAACTGATACTGCTAAAAATCGTATTAAAAGTATTAAATCTTGTAGTAAAGTTGGAACAACTACCTGTAAAACAATTGGTTATGGTTATACATTCCATAGCAATGGTATGCTTAAAGATGTAGCAATAAATACTAATGAAAAAACATCAACTTATACTTATGATGCTATAGGGAATCTTATTCAATATAAAAACCCTTTAGGTCATATTACAACTTATTCTAATTATGATGGTTTGGGTAATGTCGGTAAAATTACTGATCCAAATGGGTTTGTAATTGAGTTTAGCTATGATGCACGTGGACGTGTCATAAATAAAAAAGAAACTCTAGCCAGTGATCAAATTCGTACAACCACCTATCAATATGGAGCTTTTGGAATTACGCAAACTGAAACTAACGGTATGCGTGAGACGATTAATTATAATGATAACGGTACAGTTGCGAGTATAACAAACGGGACAGGTAACACGATCTTAAGTGGACAATATTTTACTTATTCTAAATTAGGAAAATTATTACGTGTAGATTATAAGGAAGGTTCTAATATTCGCTTTAGTCAGATAAAAGAACATAATCAACTTGGATGGACGACAGCAAATAAAGGGAATAACGCGCAAAAAATCACTTATGAATATGATGGAAATGGAAATATCATCAAAGAAACTGACTCTTTTGGAAAAATCACTACATATGCCTATGATGCGAATAACTATTTAAGTGAAGTGAAACGACCAGATGGTTCAACTACCCAAACAATCTATGATGCCAATGGTAATTTGACTTCCATAAAAGATGGTAAAGGTAATACTACAAGTCATACCTATGATGGCTTTGGAAACTTATTATCATCTCAAAGCCCAGACAAAGGATTAACAAAATTTAGTTATAATGTCGATGGAAACGTAATTCAGCTGACACGTGCCAATAATATAGTTACCACATATACTTACGATGTATTAGGACGTCAAACTAAAGCGCAGACTGGTACTCAAGTGCATGCATGGGTATATGATAATTGTACAAATGGTAAAGGCCGTTTGTGTGGAACATCGGATGGTACAAGCTCTTCAGGATATGGATACAATAAAGCTGGACAAATGATTGTTCAGACCAGAGTGATAAACGGTACAAATTATCAAACACATTGGTCCTATGATAACTATGGACGTTTAAGCAGTGAAAGTTTTGCAAATGATAGTTATAAAATATCATATGGCTATGACACTTTGAGCAGAATCAATACAGTTAAAGTTCGAGTACAAGGTGCTGATAAAGATGTAGTTAAAAATATTACATATGAACCTTATGGTGATATTAAAAGTTGGACATACGGGAATGGTTTAACACGTACAACTAGTTTTGATAAGGATTATAGAATTACTGGTATTAATACAGAGGCCATTCAAAAGTTAAGTCATAGCTATAATACAAATAACTTGATTAGCAATGTTGATAATAGTCTAGAAGTAAATCGATCGGCTACTTATACTTATGATGCTATAGGGCAACTTACTAAATCAGCTTCTACACAATATACAGAAAGTTGGACTTTTGATAAAAATTCAAATCGAAGCACTCGAGTAGGTAATACTAACCTAACAACAAATTATCAAACTAATATTGGAAATAGATTAGCCAGTACGACAACAACTGAAGCAAAAAGCTTTAGCTATGATGTGCTTGGAAATTTAATTAAAAAAACTGGTCATGGAGGGATTGTAGATTACAGCTATGATGGCTTTAATCGCCTAAAAACTGTGAAAGCTGGAAGCAACAGTACAAGTTATGATTATGATGTATTTAATTTGCGAACTAGGAAAACTGGTGGAGCTGGCAACGTAAATTATATTTACTCCCCAGATGGCAGATTATTAGGTGAATCAAATACTTCAGATACTAATATCAGTACAGCTTATGTTTGGTTGTATGGACAGGTAATTGGTGTGGTCCGCAACAATACATTAAATTTTGTACATAATGATCATTTAGGAAGACCTGAAGTTTTAACTAATGCCTCTAAGACTATTGTATGGAAATCTCAAAATAACAGTTATGACAGCAATGTGATTCAAAGCAGTATTGGACAATTTAACATTGGTTTACCAGGTCAATATTATGATGTGGAATCTGGGCTTTGGTACAACTGGAATAGATATTTTGATGGAACTGTAGGTCGTTATACGCAACCTGACCCAATTGGATTAGCTGGTGGAGTAAATACTTATACGTATGTTGGGAATAATCCTGTGAATTTTATTGACCCCTATGGTTTATGGTCATTAAGTATTGAAGGTTATTATGGTGTAGGTGGTGGTGCTTCAATTAGTTATAACAATGGGACATTAGAAGTTACTGGTAAACTTGGTGTCGGGCTTGGTGCAGGGGTTGGTCTTGACCCTAATGGCAAACCTTCGAAACATGCACTGGATTGTGGTTCAGGTGCTATCGCAAGAACTAATTCAAAACTAGAAATGGGGGCGGGAATTGGACCAATAGAAGCTACACTTTTCGGAGTTTCAGGATATACAGGGAATGGACTTGTACAATCAGAAAAAGGTGGTGATTTTCAATTTAACAAACCTCAATTAGTTATACCTGGTGTTACTGTCGATCCTTCGAAAAAGTTTTCATGGCGTATAGGGGGAAGTGTGGGCGGCAATGTTTCTGCAGAATTCGGTCATTATTCTAATTGGTAATTATCATGAAAAAATTTATAATTTTTGCTGTAATAGGTTTATTAATTGCCCTTTTAGTTGAGCCAGTACTAGATAAAGCAATGAAAAGTGATGAAGACACTAAATACATTGAAAAAATACTTTCTGATGACTCTAAATTAAAGAAGGATTACGGAGAGGTTGAAAGCTATAGTATTGTTTCTAAAGGTAGGTTTTCTGGTTCGCCTAGTTTACCTGCCCATAACCATTATAAAATCCGTATTCAGACAAAAAATAATAGCCAAGTTATATTTCTTAATATATTTAAGGATGAATCAGGGAAATTATTAAAGTATGAATACTCTGATTAATAATTATATTTTGGAACTGTTGAGTTAGCGCTCAAAGACAAAATGATTTCATAGTCCTGTACATAAGTTCAGGACTTTTTTATATGCAACAAGATCAAATTACTGTTTTAGTAGGAATTGCTGAAGGAATTAATAAGAATGATGAAAACCTCTTGGTTGATCACTTCTTAGGGTATGCAAACCGAGAATTAGAACCACAAGAAATTGATAATGTAGTTAAAGGGGAAATGGTTGAAGGCATCACAGCCTACAAGCAAGGGCACTACTATAAGATTTCATCTAATAATGAAAAGCAAAATGCCAATGACTTTGAAATTAGCATTCACTTCCAAGATGGCCCAATCTCAGAACATGGTATTAATGGGGCGACCAGTGAAGCGTTATTACAAATCCTAATCCACCGTACAAAGACTTTGGATGAAAATTTCCCAAGTGAGTTCAACAAACAAGCGATTGCTTATATGGAAAGTGCGTTGAACGAATTTAATAAGCGAACATCCGAGCGCCGTGCTCGTGGTGTTGAAGGCACACTTGTTAAGTAATTGGGTGAAGTATGCGATTAAGTATTTTTTGTCGAAAGCGTGGTTGTTCTCAATTAATTGACTTATCTGAAATGGATTGTATGCAAGTATCTAAAAGTGATCATAGAGGCAGCATGGTTTATGAGAGCTTTTATGATGTTTTTATCTCTCTTAAAAGTGGATACATCTTTGATGCAACCCTAGAAGATAAACAACATGACAAGCTACTGGAAATGATTAAGTTTGATCAAAAGATATGATCTGGAACTGATTAAAATTCGATAGCTAATGAACTGAAACAATAGCCCCAAACAGCATTGGGGCTATTTTTATGGCTAGCAGAAATAGAAAGACTAAAGTTCTCTCTTACAACCTACATGATCGATGCCGTAAATATACTGGTGTAGATCGAAGTAATGTCGATGTAGGCGCAATGATTAATTTGATTAATAGTGACCATGTACAAGAGATGGTTTCTACTAATTCATTGCAGGGCTTTTACGGACATCATATTCGACAGCGCTATGGTATGGTGCCGCCTGAAACGGTGATCATAAAAGGTAGAATCGTATATCTTTCACGGGCATTTAAAACAATTGAGTTGCGTGCTTCAAATGATGGAACGGTTGAACACCGAGAAGAGTTTTATGATAACGAACCTGGTGAGATCGCATTACAAGATTATAAAGCTCAAGCGGGTGGCTTTAGTACATCAGTTAATTACAAGAATATCGGTGGTCGTCTCATTCCAACGGGCTTTTTTGGTTTTGACTTTGTTGCACAGCCTAACTATGCAAGTAATGTCGGTGATGGTCAGTTATTTGATGGTTTATTTGTTCCTGAAGAGCCAGAAGGCATTGTTTCTTGTTTTGATAGTGCAACTGATATTTCTCAGTTATCGCCCTCTGAAATTGTTATTGCTCAATTGCTTGAAGACCAAATCTTCCAGACTTACGACAATATCAACAGTCAGATCCACCTTTTAAATGAGTTGGGTAATGCCCAAGGTTTAGTAGGTGAATTATCCGATGAAATGGCGAAACAAAAACGCCGTCAAGAACTAAGAGAAGAACGTAAAAAAGACCTTTATACAGGCATGGTTCATGAAGTTAAAAGCTTTGATTCAGTACAGCAACACGCCGTACAAGTTCTTCAAGGTTTGGACCAACCAAATGTAAAAGAGAAACAGCCGAAGCCGAAAAAGTCTTTTGGCAATATTTTTAGTGTATGGGGGTAAAAATGAATTACCCCAATGATTCACTAAAAAGCATTCAAAATGCTTGGTATAAGCAGCTTGTTAATTTTCGGGCTTGGTATATGCCTGAGACGCAATTAACGGCTGACTGGAAATTAAGAGCCATTGGCGGCGCTATAAAAGCATGTCCGTCACGGATGATGGATGATTCAGAGGCGATGCTTTCTGAATACAGAAAAAGTCAGAAGCATGATGAAGGGTCAAAAGTACTTTTACCCGTAATGCTCACAGCTACAGCTCTTACAGATCAGCCGCCTGATGTTAACCAGTTATTACCAGTCCCTGATTTCATTGAGACAATTATTGATGAAAAGCGGGTTAAGGTTCGACTGGTACCAACAACAGTAAGAGCTCAAATCGCATTCTTTGCCACTAATCCTAATGACTTACGCTCAGTCATTGATCAATTTTGCGCGTATATGTCTAGCAGTGATAACCGCCGTTTCAACGTGCCTTTCCAGCAATGGAATGAGCATGTTGTTAATTCAAATTTCACCGCTTTTGAAAATGAGCTTTTTCCATCCCCAGTCCCTAGTGAAGCAATCAACCTTTCTATCTCAACTGTAGATATTCAGCTAGTCGGTTATACGCCAAATGTCATTGGTTTTGGAGGTCCTTTTGACCAAAACACGGGTAATGGCTATGAACCTGACGGATCAGCGGTGGAACAGCCCGCAATTAACGACAAGGTCGTAGTGCAAGCTGACCAATACACGCCACTCGATCACCAGCGCGTGAAGGGTGACATTGAGACAGGTGAAATTACAGTTGAGCGTATAGATGACTGACTTAATCGATAAAGCACAAGAAAGTGCTGAATATTTACTACAGCAAGAAATTGCGAACCGGTGCCGTTTTGAAGGTGAATCTGAAAAAGAATGCCTTGAGTGTGGTGAAGAAATCCCTGAGCGACGTAGAGCTCTTGGTGGCGTGAAGTTCTGTATTGAATGCCAGACCAAGTTAGAACGAAAACGGCGTTAGGGGAAAATGCTATGTCTGAAATTATTCGTATAGACAGCCGTGTTGCCGGTTTCTCAGATCAACCGATTCGTTTAATTGGAGCTGTTTTTGCTGACACTGGCGAGCTAGTGATCCAAAAGACTGAAGTTTATTCAAATTTACCTGTACCAATTAAATTAAGAGATCAAACGGTTGTAGTGACTGACTCCCCAGATCAGGTACAAAACTGGCAATTAAGTTTCAATGCCAAAGAGCACTTAGAAGAAGTGATTTCAATTTACCAAGCTCGTTTCAGAGCAAAGTTAATTGAAATTGAGCCGAAGCTTAACCAGTACAACCCAAAAAACGTACTTGAAATCCGTAAAGTCGATAAAAACGGTCTTCAGCAAGAGTTTGATAGCAGCAGTTTAAACAACGGGCACATTGCAATCCTTTTAGCGGTTTGGGCAAGTACAAAAATTGCTAAAGGTTATTCGATTACTGAGGGGAACCAGTTTGAAGAAGATGCAGTAGATCAAACCATGCTTCCTTTTTCATTCTTTTAATTGATGGTGTTTTTACGGTATGGCTTTAGCACCATTGAAAGAAATCCCTGAATGGTGGGAACTTTGTGAACGTTATCGATACGACATCTATGCTTTCGCCGTAGAAGCTTTAGGTGTCGAACCGACATGGCAACAAGAATTACTTTTTGAATCAATAGCCTTTGATGGTAGCCGTACCTCCGTTGCTTCGGGCCATGGCTGTTTTGGTAAAGGCACATTAATCAAATTAGCCAATGGGAAATTTATACCTGTTGAGCGTATTAATCTAAATCATAAGATCCTTGCTGCAGATGGCAAAACAGAGCTGGACGTAATAAAAACAGTAACCGGTTATCAGGAAATGTTCCGGTTTGAATATGAGAATGGTAAGGCTCATACCTTTAATAAATCTCATATCCTTTGTTTAATCTCTTTATACGATGGTAACGGCTGGTCAAAGGGCGACAGGATTGAATTGCTTGTTTCCCAGTACATGAATCTTAAGCCAGAAAATAGAGAACAGTTTGCATCCTATCGGCTTGAAGATGGGGAAATTAAGCCTTTAAAAATCTCATTGGTAACTGGGCTTGGTGAAGGCAAATATTACGGCTTTGTACTTGATCCAGATCCATTCTTTTTAGGTGAAGATGATTTAGTCCTTCATAACACTGGTAAAACTGCCAGTGCGGGTATTGTTGCCCTGTGGCATCTCTTGTTTTTTGATGAATCAATCATGATGTTTACTGCCCCGCAAATCGGGCAGTTAAAAAAACAAGTTTGGAAAGAAATCAGTATCAATCTAGCGCGATTGAAACAAGGGCCTTTGGCATGGCTCGCTGATTATGTTGGGTATCAGTCAGAACTGGTTTATATCAAGGGATATAAAGAAAAGTGGTATGTCTTTGCTAAGACTGCACCAAAGCATCAGCCAACTAACCTCGCTGGTAACCACGGCGATAACTATATGGTGTGGGTCGATGAGGCCAGCGGTGTAGATGATGCTGTACTTGATGTGGCGTTTGGTGCTTTAACGCATGAAGATAACCGCGCTGTAATGACTTCTCAGCCTACCCGTAACGCGGGTATGTTCTATGAGACTCATCACAAGCTAAGTCATCGGGCTGGTGGGGTATGGATTGCTTTAACTTTTAACGGGGAGGAATCACCCCTTGTAAGTAAGCAATCTCTAGAAGAACAACGGCAAAAATATGGTAGCCGTGACGATGCACAATACAAAATTCGTGTACTTGGTGAATTTCCTGATTTATCCGATGAGTTCTTAATAACCAAGCGTCAGACAGAAGAAATGTATGTTGGCGCAAGTATTTTTGATGACCATCAATTCGGCTATA is a genomic window containing:
- a CDS encoding terminase: MALAPLKEIPEWWELCERYRYDIYAFAVEALGVEPTWQQELLFESIAFDGSRTSVASGHGCFGKGTLIKLANGKFIPVERINLNHKILAADGKTELDVIKTVTGYQEMFRFEYENGKAHTFNKSHILCLISLYDGNGWSKGDRIELLVSQYMNLKPENREQFASYRLEDGEIKPLKISLVTGLGEGKYYGFVLDPDPFFLGEDDLVLHNTGKTASAGIVALWHLLFFDESIMMFTAPQIGQLKKQVWKEISINLARLKQGPLAWLADYVGYQSELVYIKGYKEKWYVFAKTAPKHQPTNLAGNHGDNYMVWVDEASGVDDAVLDVAFGALTHEDNRAVMTSQPTRNAGMFYETHHKLSHRAGGVWIALTFNGEESPLVSKQSLEEQRQKYGSRDDAQYKIRVLGEFPDLSDEFLITKRQTEEMYVGASIFDDHQFGYIITVDVGGGVGRDDSVIVISKVWGEAQWGERARRVEVVDIPLCKNRDDILELFAKINELLLQYPNANLVVDDNGAGKGLGQYLKKQGIFYVPVYWGSQCFSNDNRKEFTNKRSLAYVGFARAVASGRFKMKTKKHHVKIKDQLIHIPYRFDDFARYKILSKDEMRRMGIKSPDLGDAFAFLFLENVHYTEAYETVNVTDDTPEGREQADRKSRFEALRQAAENDQANGTDP